The following proteins are encoded in a genomic region of Prochlorothrix hollandica PCC 9006 = CALU 1027:
- a CDS encoding RluA family pseudouridine synthase, with protein sequence MSPCSDGDSFPDPLTFTVTTGGDRLDRWLAQAIPPDTGFSRSRLQKLIDQGQVQVNDRIETNKNSKVQQGDQIHITLPEPEPLDLVPETMDLNILYEDDHLILLNKPKGLVVHPAPGHSQGTLVNGLLAHCPHLPGIGGIQRPGIVHRLDKDTSGVMVVAKTDQALLNLQGQIRQKTAQREYFGIVHGAMKEEAGRVEQPVGRHPVDRKRMAIVAEENGGRWAATQWQVHERLGNYTLVQFHLETGRTHQIRVHCAWLGHAIVGDALYGSGRSLGVKLQGQALHAYGLRLQHPATGEPLEAIAPLPPEFLTLVQVLRRRA encoded by the coding sequence ATGTCCCCCTGCTCCGACGGCGATTCTTTCCCTGACCCCCTGACCTTTACGGTGACCACCGGGGGCGATCGCCTCGATCGCTGGCTGGCCCAGGCGATTCCCCCGGATACGGGCTTTTCCCGATCGCGGTTGCAGAAACTGATCGATCAAGGCCAGGTGCAGGTCAACGATCGCATCGAAACCAATAAAAACAGTAAGGTGCAACAGGGGGATCAGATCCACATCACCCTGCCGGAACCGGAACCCCTGGATCTGGTGCCAGAGACCATGGATCTGAATATTCTCTATGAAGACGACCACCTGATTTTGCTCAATAAGCCCAAGGGACTGGTGGTGCATCCCGCCCCCGGCCATAGCCAGGGAACCCTAGTCAATGGGCTGTTGGCCCACTGTCCCCACCTGCCCGGTATTGGGGGCATCCAGCGCCCCGGCATTGTTCACCGCCTGGATAAAGACACCAGCGGCGTGATGGTGGTGGCTAAAACCGATCAGGCTTTGTTGAACTTGCAGGGCCAAATTCGCCAAAAAACCGCCCAACGGGAGTATTTCGGCATTGTCCATGGAGCTATGAAGGAGGAGGCGGGACGGGTGGAGCAGCCGGTGGGACGACACCCCGTCGATCGCAAGCGCATGGCCATTGTCGCGGAGGAAAACGGCGGGCGCTGGGCTGCGACCCAGTGGCAGGTCCACGAACGCCTCGGCAACTATACCCTGGTGCAATTTCACCTCGAAACGGGGCGAACCCACCAAATCCGCGTCCATTGTGCTTGGTTGGGCCATGCCATTGTGGGGGATGCCCTCTATGGTTCGGGGCGATCGCTGGGGGTCAAGCTCCAGGGTCAGGCGCTCCATGCCTATGGGTTACGGCTCCAGCATCCGGCGACGGGGGAACCCCTGGAGGCGATCGCCCCGCTCCCCCCGGAATTCCTGACTCTGGTGCAGGTGTTGCGCCGCCGCGCCTAA